The Pseudomonadota bacterium genome segment CCGACGCGGGCGACAGCGCAGACGCAGGTGAGGGGAGCGCCGCCGACGGTGCGGCCGTTGCTGCGGAGGATGCGCAAGCGCCCGAGGCGCCTTGGGATCCCGACTTCAAGGAAGATGCTGAGGCGGTAGAACGCTTCGCCATCGACGTGCAGGTGCCGCGCGATGTGCCCGCCGGCACCCTGGTGCTGCGCGGGGCCAAGGTGATCACCATGCGGGGCGATGAGGTGATCGAGGATGCGGACCTCGTCATCACCAACAACCGCATAAGCCAGATCGGCCCCAAGGGCACCTTGGCGTTGCCGGCCGATGCGCGGGTGGTGGACGTCACGGGCAAGATCATCACGCCCGGATTCGTCGACACCCACGCTCACTGGTTCGAGATTCGCCGCGGCGTCATCGACAAGCAGCACTGGGGCTTTCTCGCCAACGTGGCCTACGGCGTAACGGCCGGCCTCGATGTGCAAACGGCCACCAACGACATGTTCGCCTACCAGGACATGATCGACGCGGGACGCATGATCGGCCTGCGGGCCTTCTCCACCGGCCCCGGCGTGTTCTCCGACAACGCCTTCACGTCGGCCGATCACGCTTACGGCGTGCTGAAGCGCTATCGCGATCACTACCGGACGCGCAACATCAAGGCCTACATCGCGGGCAACCGCAAGCAGCGCCAGTACCTGATGCAGGCGGCGGCGGAGCTCGGCATGCTACCGACCACCGAGGGTGCCCTCGACCTGAAGCTCGATCTCACCCACGCCATCGACGGCTACTGGGGTTCTGAACACGCCCTCGCGGTCACCCCGATCTACGACGACGTGGTGCAGCTGATCGCCGGCACGGGCATCGGGTACACGCCCACCCTGCTGGTGGCCTACGGTGGCCCATGGGCGGAGAACTACTTCTACACCCGCGAGAGCCCCTACGACGATGAGAAGGTGCGACGCTTCATGCCCTACGACGTGCTTGCCGAGAAGTCCCTGCGCCGCCGTTGGTTCGCCGACCAGGAGCACGTGTTCCCGCGCCTCGCCGCCGATGCGGCGAAGATCATGCGGGCCGGCGGCAAGGTGGGCGTGGGCAGCCACGGCCAGTTCCAGGGCCTCGGCTACCACTGGGAGCTCTGGGCCTTGGCCAGCGGTGGCCTAACGCCGATGGAAGCCCTTCGGGCGGCCACCCTCGGGGGCGCGGAGGTGATCGGCTACGAGGCCGCCATCGGTTCCCTCGAGCCCGGCAAGTACGCCGACCTCAACGTGTTCGACCGCGACCCGTCGAAGGACATCCGCAACACCTCCAGCCTGAGCCTGGTGATGGCGAACGGACGCCTCTACGACGCGGGGAGCTTGATGCAGTTGGCGCCGAACGAGGTGGAGGCGCCGGTGTTCTGGTTCGCCAAGGAAGCGCCGCCGAACCGCCTTCATTGAACGGGTACGCCTAGCCTAGTACCGCCCGTAGCCGTGGTCACGGCGACGGCGCATCTTCGGCAGCCACAGGCCCATCAGCACCCCGATCAGCAGGACGCCCGCGCCGGCCAGAAACCACTGGCGCAAGGCCCCTTCCTTGAGGGCGGCGTTCTGCGCCCTGAGCGAATCGAGCCTGCCTTCCAAGGTGCTTAACTGCTGGGCCAGTTCGCCGTTTTGCGAGTTGATGTTGACCGTGTCAGCGGCCACCCGTTGCAGATCGGCGAAGCGCTGCTCGAGGTCCGCCTTTTCCTGCGCCAGGGAATCGATGCGTTCGCGCGCGTCTTCATAGGCGGCGAGCACGACGCGGCGCTGGGCGCCGGCGGAGGCCTCACCGGCGGAGGAGGGTGCCACGGTGGTGGCCAGTTCGCTCAGCTGTTCGCGCGCGCCGGCCTCCGGCATCAGGTAACGGGTCAGTACCCAGCCTTCCGTGCCACCGCTCGTGCGCACGCGCGTGTAGCCGGCGGCCGTGTCCTGCTCCAGCACCTCCACCTGGGTGCCACTCGCCATCATGCGGCGAATCTCGTTACCCGTGCTCGGGCCGGAGCGAAGGGTGATCTCGAAGCGGTCGGTGACCCACGCCGGGGCAGCGAGGCAGGTGAGGACCGGTGATGTCAGGGCTAGGCAGAGAAAAAA includes the following:
- a CDS encoding amidohydrolase family protein, with the translated sequence DAGDSADAGEGSAADGAAVAAEDAQAPEAPWDPDFKEDAEAVERFAIDVQVPRDVPAGTLVLRGAKVITMRGDEVIEDADLVITNNRISQIGPKGTLALPADARVVDVTGKIITPGFVDTHAHWFEIRRGVIDKQHWGFLANVAYGVTAGLDVQTATNDMFAYQDMIDAGRMIGLRAFSTGPGVFSDNAFTSADHAYGVLKRYRDHYRTRNIKAYIAGNRKQRQYLMQAAAELGMLPTTEGALDLKLDLTHAIDGYWGSEHALAVTPIYDDVVQLIAGTGIGYTPTLLVAYGGPWAENYFYTRESPYDDEKVRRFMPYDVLAEKSLRRRWFADQEHVFPRLAADAAKIMRAGGKVGVGSHGQFQGLGYHWELWALASGGLTPMEALRAATLGGAEVIGYEAAIGSLEPGKYADLNVFDRDPSKDIRNTSSLSLVMANGRLYDAGSLMQLAPNEVEAPVFWFAKEAPPNRLH
- a CDS encoding TIGR04211 family SH3 domain-containing protein — its product is MLARLFFLCLALTSPVLTCLAAPAWVTDRFEITLRSGPSTGNEIRRMMASGTQVEVLEQDTAAGYTRVRTSGGTEGWVLTRYLMPEAGAREQLSELATTVAPSSAGEASAGAQRRVVLAAYEDARERIDSLAQEKADLEQRFADLQRVAADTVNINSQNGELAQQLSTLEGRLDSLRAQNAALKEGALRQWFLAGAGVLLIGVLMGLWLPKMRRRRDHGYGRY